Proteins from a genomic interval of Atribacteraceae bacterium:
- a CDS encoding prephenate dehydrogenase dimerization domain-containing protein: MLSNAFCFGTTPLTVEIERIAGPSFRDLTRVAGSSPEIWKDIFLTNRENILEALATFQHHLGLLAQTLQENDETALIALLEKAKEIKGRFRIPDKD, encoded by the coding sequence TTGCTTTCCAACGCATTCTGTTTTGGAACCACTCCTCTGACTGTCGAGATCGAGCGTATCGCCGGCCCATCGTTCCGCGACCTGACCCGAGTCGCCGGATCGTCACCCGAAATCTGGAAGGATATCTTTCTGACTAACCGGGAAAACATCCTCGAGGCTCTGGCTACCTTCCAACACCACCTCGGACTCCTGGCCCAGACCCTACAAGAAAACGACGAAACAGCGCTCATTGCCCTCCTCGAAAAGGCGAAGGAGATTAAAGGACGATTCAGGATACCAGATAAGGACTGA
- a CDS encoding TraR/DksA family transcriptional regulator has product MDRSEKETYRSELVRLQEKASKLLDAERNYTRELNPLKESRDTGDYGKATVDLEMDLLSQEAIGHILAQTEQALRKIESGTYGICDRCKREIHRGRLRALPYTPLCVECQEKMERGGEK; this is encoded by the coding sequence ATGGATCGGTCGGAGAAAGAAACCTATAGGAGCGAACTGGTTCGCCTCCAGGAAAAAGCCTCGAAGCTCCTGGATGCGGAACGCAACTACACCCGGGAATTAAACCCCTTGAAAGAGTCCCGGGACACCGGGGACTACGGGAAGGCCACCGTCGACCTGGAAATGGACCTCCTGTCCCAAGAGGCAATCGGCCACATTCTCGCCCAAACTGAACAAGCGCTCAGGAAAATCGAATCCGGTACCTATGGTATCTGTGACCGTTGCAAACGGGAAATCCATCGGGGACGCCTGCGGGCGCTTCCCTATACTCCCTTGTGTGTGGAGTGTCAGGAAAAAATGGAAAGAGGTGGAGAAAAATAA
- a CDS encoding ECF transporter S component, with protein MNRIDIIVLVTGALGVAVVFAATLVLFRFRYSPCSFPPAREAARYAVAICFGPLAGALAGGIGSFFADHAIRDL; from the coding sequence ATGAACAGAATCGATATCATTGTTCTTGTCACCGGCGCCCTGGGTGTTGCCGTCGTATTTGCCGCCACCTTGGTTTTGTTCCGATTCCGATATTCCCCGTGTTCATTTCCACCTGCGAGAGAAGCGGCGCGGTATGCGGTCGCCATTTGCTTTGGTCCGCTGGCCGGAGCACTGGCTGGAGGAATCGGCTCTTTTTTCGCTGATCATGCTATCCGGGATTTGTAA
- the aroF gene encoding 3-deoxy-7-phosphoheptulonate synthase, producing the protein MIIVLRSGASQEDLNEVVGRLKRLGFGVHISQGVERTIVGAIGDERGVDLEEKIGVLPAVEKVIPILTPYKLTSREFRDSATVVRVGPVEIGPQRLVVIAGPCAVESEEQIIDTAIRVKEAGAHILRGGAYKPRTSPYAFQGLGEEGLRFLARAREESGLPFVTEALGIEELTLVSEYADMIQIGTRNMQNFRLLEAVGRLRKPVILKRGMMSTVDELLMSAEYILAQGNYQVVLCERGIRTFEPSTRNTLDLSCVPLLKKKSHLPVAVDPSHGTGWAELVEPMSLAAVVAGADALIVEVHPNPVEALSDGPQSLSPDQFTRLIEALQELSAVVKRTL; encoded by the coding sequence ATGATTATCGTGCTGCGCAGCGGCGCAAGTCAGGAAGATCTCAATGAGGTGGTCGGCCGCCTGAAACGACTGGGTTTTGGTGTACATATCTCTCAGGGAGTTGAACGGACCATAGTTGGGGCTATAGGGGATGAGCGGGGGGTGGACCTTGAAGAAAAAATCGGGGTGCTCCCCGCTGTGGAGAAAGTCATCCCCATCCTGACGCCTTATAAACTGACCAGCCGGGAATTTCGTGACTCGGCGACCGTCGTCCGGGTCGGCCCGGTGGAGATCGGACCGCAACGGTTGGTAGTCATTGCCGGACCGTGTGCGGTTGAATCGGAAGAGCAGATAATTGATACCGCCATCCGGGTGAAGGAGGCCGGTGCCCATATCCTGCGGGGAGGCGCCTATAAACCCCGCACATCGCCTTACGCCTTTCAGGGCCTGGGAGAAGAAGGCCTGCGTTTCCTTGCCCGGGCCCGGGAAGAAAGTGGATTGCCTTTCGTGACCGAAGCCCTGGGGATCGAGGAACTGACCTTGGTGTCCGAATACGCGGACATGATCCAGATCGGCACCCGGAATATGCAGAACTTCAGGTTGCTCGAAGCGGTAGGCCGATTGCGCAAGCCAGTTATCCTCAAGCGGGGAATGATGAGTACCGTTGATGAGTTGCTGATGTCGGCTGAATATATTCTGGCCCAGGGGAACTACCAGGTGGTGCTCTGTGAACGGGGGATCCGGACTTTTGAACCATCTACCCGTAATACCCTGGACCTGAGTTGTGTGCCGCTTTTGAAAAAGAAGAGCCATCTGCCGGTCGCGGTCGATCCCAGCCACGGGACCGGGTGGGCGGAATTGGTGGAACCGATGAGTCTTGCTGCAGTCGTTGCTGGAGCCGACGCCTTGATCGTCGAAGTTCACCCCAACCCGGTGGAGGCACTGTCCGATGGTCCACAGTCTTTAAGTCCGGATCAGTTCACCCGCCTGATCGAAGCCCTGCAGGAACTGTCAGCGGTGGTCAAAAGGACCCTCTGA
- the rlmN gene encoding 23S rRNA (adenine(2503)-C(2))-methyltransferase RlmN — protein sequence MSKANLVGLLPDDLRTTCMQWGEPAFRTKQICDWVYRKKALSFQEMSNLSSRLRAGLAGRFSLGLSRLIREQVSRDGCRKYLLQLSDGETIESVLIPARNRITLCVSVQAGCPVQCPFCATGLSGFSRNLASSEIVEQVWLLERHTGLKITHLVFMGMGEPLLNYEVLSHALRVINSPDGLGIGVRHITISTIGIPEAMVRLAREWNQVNLALSLHAPNDHLRNRLVPINRVYPIQPVMRALKAHIKETGRRATIEYTLWREVNDLLVHARQLADLLPDSLVHVNLIAGNQVPGSPLLPALMSRVQAFARILTDRNFAVTIRKARGMDIQAACGELRSAQSGETNRCTEPESPREKSFPAIKRNRSSGESVRRRQR from the coding sequence ATGAGTAAAGCGAACCTGGTTGGATTACTCCCGGATGACCTGCGAACCACATGTATGCAATGGGGTGAGCCGGCCTTCCGGACGAAACAAATCTGTGATTGGGTCTATCGGAAAAAAGCGCTGTCCTTTCAGGAGATGTCCAATCTTTCCAGCCGGCTGCGCGCTGGCCTGGCTGGCCGCTTCTCTCTGGGGCTCTCCCGGCTAATCCGGGAACAGGTATCCCGGGACGGGTGCCGTAAATACTTGCTGCAACTCTCTGATGGAGAGACTATTGAATCGGTTCTGATTCCAGCTCGGAATCGGATCACCTTGTGTGTCTCTGTCCAGGCCGGCTGTCCGGTTCAGTGTCCCTTTTGTGCGACTGGTCTGTCCGGTTTTTCCCGAAATCTCGCTTCGTCGGAGATTGTCGAGCAGGTCTGGCTGCTCGAACGGCATACTGGTCTTAAGATTACTCACCTGGTTTTTATGGGTATGGGCGAGCCACTCCTCAATTACGAGGTCCTGTCCCACGCCTTGCGGGTTATCAATTCTCCGGATGGGTTGGGTATCGGGGTTCGGCACATCACCATATCGACGATTGGAATTCCGGAAGCCATGGTTCGACTGGCCCGGGAATGGAACCAGGTGAACCTGGCCCTCTCCCTGCACGCCCCGAACGACCACCTCCGGAACAGGCTCGTTCCCATCAACCGGGTGTACCCGATTCAGCCGGTCATGAGGGCGCTCAAGGCCCATATTAAGGAGACCGGACGGCGGGCGACCATCGAATATACCCTGTGGCGGGAAGTCAATGATTTGCTGGTCCATGCCCGGCAACTGGCCGATCTTTTGCCGGATAGCCTCGTGCATGTGAACCTGATCGCCGGAAACCAAGTCCCCGGTTCCCCCTTGCTCCCCGCATTGATGAGCCGGGTGCAGGCGTTTGCCCGCATCCTCACCGATCGGAACTTCGCCGTGACCATCCGGAAAGCGCGGGGTATGGATATTCAAGCGGCCTGTGGGGAATTGCGCAGTGCTCAGTCCGGCGAAACGAACCGGTGCACAGAACCGGAGTCGCCCAGGGAGAAGTCCTTCCCGGCAATAAAAAGAAACCGTTCGTCCGGTGAGTCGGTACGCCGCCGACAGCGATAA
- the aroC gene encoding chorismate synthase: MLEYRTAGESHGKGIIALVSGLPAGLAIDFAFIDAELARRQQGPGSGPRMAIEQDRVEILSGVRWRMTLGSPIVGLIRNRDYQNWISWMDPEGTIPDGYQEITVPRPGHADLGGMLKYRFRDIRNVIERSSARETAGRCFAGALAKLFLASFGVIVGGFVEAVGETAAPPVEDFQTGVSRASQSTLRTYDPTAEVRMTESIEQARAAGETLGGVFVVAAFGVMPGLGGYAQASERLDGRIAQAMMSIPAVKGVEIGDAFRNARVPGSRAHDQIIAQPDRRPLALSRLSSHAGGIEG, from the coding sequence ATGCTTGAATACCGTACGGCGGGTGAGTCTCATGGGAAGGGGATCATTGCGCTTGTTTCAGGGCTGCCAGCCGGCTTGGCGATCGATTTTGCCTTTATTGATGCCGAGCTCGCCCGCCGCCAGCAGGGACCTGGTTCCGGGCCGCGCATGGCCATCGAACAGGACCGGGTGGAAATCCTCAGCGGGGTCCGCTGGCGAATGACCCTGGGGAGTCCGATTGTCGGCTTGATCAGGAATCGTGACTATCAAAATTGGATCTCCTGGATGGATCCGGAAGGGACAATACCGGATGGATACCAGGAGATTACCGTCCCCCGACCCGGACATGCCGATTTGGGTGGAATGTTGAAATACCGCTTCCGGGATATTCGTAACGTTATCGAGAGGAGCAGTGCCCGGGAGACGGCTGGTCGCTGTTTCGCGGGAGCGCTGGCCAAACTCTTTCTGGCCAGCTTTGGAGTGATCGTCGGGGGTTTTGTGGAAGCGGTCGGGGAGACGGCGGCCCCGCCGGTTGAAGATTTTCAAACGGGGGTGAGCCGCGCCTCGCAATCGACCCTACGCACCTACGATCCCACGGCTGAAGTCAGAATGACGGAATCGATCGAGCAAGCCCGCGCGGCGGGAGAGACTCTGGGCGGGGTGTTCGTGGTCGCCGCCTTCGGGGTGATGCCTGGTTTGGGTGGATACGCACAAGCCTCCGAACGGCTCGACGGAAGGATTGCCCAGGCGATGATGAGCATTCCCGCCGTCAAGGGTGTGGAAATCGGCGATGCCTTCCGGAACGCCCGGGTCCCGGGAAGCCGGGCCCATGACCAGATCATCGCCCAACCAGACCGCCGACCGCTGGCCCTATCTCGTCTCTCATCCCATGCCGGAGGGATCGAGGGGG
- a CDS encoding tetratricopeptide repeat protein produces MEIKTVLIKPLLAVGLAVIILTGLSLSAGAIESYRETLATGNQFFFRGDYAGAIQAFSQAIAIDPLSGLAFQKRGITYYRMDRHQDAIADFSRALEVDVGDGVSLFYRGLSYFALAEFQKAIDDFDRAIELNTQDAASYLYRGKSHEGLQFFDQALADYTQALILNSRYGEALLARSSLLVRLNETEAALADFDRALILDPENPDIYRNRGNLHHQQGRLTQAIADYSRAIELRPDEAALYFFRGSSQAALREFSAAVDDYTKVLDLHPQDRAAYVNRAAAFLALREYPRALADFDRALALGPPDAQLYFLRGVAHSEMREFAQAITDYTRSLEIDPTQAAAYNNRGNAYFAGGQFAAALADFDRALTLDPEFADAWFNRGNTFNRLGRWRWAIHDYEKALAIDPENPSYYFNLGLTHLSMGEARKARDLFTTAIAVNPRYRQAYYGRALANFSLERRRLAWEDIRKYEELGGEPDPDFISALRFN; encoded by the coding sequence ATGGAAATTAAAACTGTTTTGATAAAACCCCTCCTGGCCGTAGGGTTAGCCGTGATCATCTTGACGGGTTTATCCTTATCCGCCGGAGCGATTGAAAGTTACCGGGAGACTCTGGCCACCGGTAACCAGTTCTTTTTTCGCGGGGACTATGCCGGAGCGATCCAGGCCTTCAGTCAGGCTATCGCCATCGATCCTTTATCGGGACTTGCTTTTCAAAAACGCGGAATTACCTATTACCGCATGGACCGGCATCAGGACGCCATCGCTGATTTTTCTCGGGCCCTGGAGGTCGATGTTGGGGATGGAGTTTCCCTGTTTTACCGGGGGTTGAGTTATTTCGCCCTCGCGGAGTTTCAGAAGGCTATAGATGATTTTGACCGGGCGATAGAGCTGAACACGCAGGACGCCGCCTCCTACCTTTATCGGGGGAAAAGTCATGAAGGGTTGCAATTTTTCGACCAGGCTCTCGCTGATTATACGCAGGCCCTGATTTTGAATTCCCGCTACGGTGAAGCCCTGCTGGCCCGGAGTTCTCTTCTCGTTCGGCTGAACGAGACGGAGGCCGCTCTCGCCGACTTCGACCGGGCGCTGATACTGGACCCGGAGAACCCGGACATCTACCGGAACCGGGGCAACTTGCACCACCAGCAGGGGAGACTGACTCAGGCCATCGCCGACTACAGCCGGGCCATCGAACTACGACCGGACGAAGCCGCCCTGTACTTTTTCCGGGGTTCCTCCCAGGCGGCCTTAAGAGAGTTTTCTGCCGCTGTTGACGACTACACGAAGGTCCTGGACCTCCATCCCCAGGACAGAGCCGCCTATGTCAACCGGGCGGCGGCTTTTCTGGCTCTGCGGGAGTATCCCCGGGCTCTCGCCGACTTCGACCGGGCGCTGGCGCTCGGCCCGCCGGATGCCCAGCTTTATTTTTTGCGGGGGGTGGCGCACAGCGAAATGCGGGAGTTCGCCCAGGCCATCACCGACTACACTCGTTCCTTAGAGATCGACCCCACCCAGGCCGCCGCCTATAACAACCGGGGGAACGCCTATTTTGCCGGAGGACAATTCGCGGCCGCTCTCGCCGACTTCGACCGGGCGCTGACACTGGACCCGGAATTTGCCGACGCCTGGTTCAACCGGGGAAATACCTTTAATCGGCTGGGACGGTGGCGCTGGGCGATCCACGATTACGAAAAAGCGCTGGCGATCGACCCGGAGAACCCGAGCTATTACTTTAACCTTGGCCTCACCCATCTTTCCATGGGTGAGGCCCGCAAAGCCCGCGATCTTTTCACGACGGCGATAGCGGTCAATCCGCGTTACCGGCAGGCCTATTATGGAAGAGCGCTGGCCAACTTTTCCCTGGAGCGTCGCCGGTTGGCCTGGGAGGATATCCGGAAATACGAGGAATTGGGAGGCGAACCGGATCCGGATTTTATCAGTGCTTTACGCTTTAACTGA
- the speD gene encoding adenosylmethionine decarboxylase: MNKVFEAGTHLVLDGYSTDQALLNDMERIRSFLDECPGRMGMTKITPPYVFRYRGNAPQENGVSGIVIIAESHISIHTFPDRNYLSVDVFSCKPFDVEEATRYLIESFGVNEFHRRVLDRGVEYPKDLKYTVPLVLEERLENLEKLVHT; encoded by the coding sequence ATGAACAAAGTTTTCGAAGCCGGAACTCATTTGGTACTCGATGGTTACAGCACCGATCAAGCGCTCCTGAACGATATGGAGAGGATCCGTTCGTTCCTGGATGAATGCCCGGGTCGGATGGGCATGACCAAAATCACGCCTCCTTATGTCTTTCGCTACCGGGGCAACGCGCCTCAGGAAAACGGGGTGTCGGGAATCGTGATTATCGCGGAAAGCCATATCAGCATACATACCTTTCCGGACCGGAATTACCTGAGCGTGGATGTATTTTCCTGTAAGCCGTTTGACGTGGAAGAGGCGACTCGGTATCTGATCGAATCATTTGGAGTGAACGAGTTCCATCGAAGGGTGCTCGATCGGGGAGTGGAGTATCCGAAAGACCTCAAGTATACCGTACCCTTGGTATTAGAAGAACGGTTGGAGAACCTGGAGAAACTGGTTCACACTTGA
- a CDS encoding prephenate dehydrogenase/arogenate dehydrogenase family protein — protein sequence MEHTIGIIGLGLMGGSLGLAMSEWPGMTLVLGHDRDPKSARLAKERGAVAELRPTPEAVAETSDLLFLAVPVRSVPDVLTRAAATLKPHSIVFDLASSREWILRETGPLSDRINYAGFHPMCGKEIGGIGQARATLFRNAPILITPEKPPHRIAEMARRVSTFLGGRVFFCTPGNMTLPALWSAIFPICFPTHSVLEPLL from the coding sequence GTGGAACATACTATAGGCATCATCGGTCTGGGCTTGATGGGCGGTTCCCTGGGTTTGGCGATGAGTGAGTGGCCGGGAATGACGCTTGTCTTGGGTCATGACCGGGATCCGAAAAGCGCCCGCCTGGCCAAAGAGCGGGGGGCGGTCGCGGAGCTCCGCCCGACCCCGGAGGCAGTCGCTGAAACCTCTGACCTTCTATTTCTGGCTGTTCCGGTACGGTCGGTGCCGGACGTTCTCACCCGGGCCGCCGCTACTCTAAAACCGCATAGCATTGTTTTCGATCTGGCCAGTTCCCGCGAATGGATTCTCCGGGAAACCGGCCCGCTGTCCGACCGGATCAACTATGCCGGCTTTCATCCCATGTGCGGCAAAGAAATCGGCGGGATCGGGCAAGCCCGCGCGACCTTGTTCCGTAACGCGCCGATTCTAATCACTCCGGAAAAACCCCCCCACCGGATTGCCGAGATGGCTCGCCGGGTGTCCACTTTCCTGGGAGGAAGGGTTTTTTTTTGCACCCCCGGGAACATGACTTTGCCTGCGCTCTGGTCAGCCATCTTCCCCATTTGCTTTCCAACGCATTCTGTTTTGGAACCACTCCTCTGA